Part of the Henckelia pumila isolate YLH828 chromosome 2, ASM3356847v2, whole genome shotgun sequence genome is shown below.
agtcataaaagcccttagccacaagttggctaatcgggcacccactctttcatataaTTTAATATGAACAAATTAGTAATTTATGCTTCTCGGCTTCTTCcacattttttttctcaaaccACTCCATACGTTCTGTTAAAACTATACAATATTCATTGATATGACATTAGAGAAGTTATCGAGCTCTGTTTACGGAGAAGAACAAGGGAATTGTATATTCTTATTGATTAAAACTGATTACAAAAGTtcatctatttatatacatctaATTATCAAAGACTAATTGATTAACCGCCTAACTAAAAACCAGCTATCATTTAAGCCATGTGTTAATGCCACATGTCATCGATATGTATATTTAACATCCCCCCTCAAGCTTGGAAGAGGTTGAGCATTGCAAGCTTGGAAATCAAGAAATGATGTTGATCAGATGCTAAAGCCTTGGTAAACACATCTGCTGGTTGAACTCGTGTGGAGATATGAGCAGTACGAATTACATTATTCTGGATCTtttctcggataaagtgatagTCAATTTCTATATGCTTAGTGTGTTCATGAAACATTGGGTTGGCAGCAAGATGAAGAGCAGATTTGTTATCACAAAAGGGAGGTATAGCCTGAGCAATGGTTAAGCCCATATCATTGAGAAGACCTCGGAGCCAAATGATTTCACACAGTTGTTTCCATTGAACGATACTCAGCTTTAGCAGAAGAATGAGAAATGGTATTTTGCTTCTTAGTTTTCCAAGAAACAGTAGAGGAACCAAGCTGAATAACGTAACCAGTGATAGATTTGCGACTCATGGGACAAGATGCCCAGTCGGAATCACAATAGGCGGACAAACTGAGATCATTAGCAGCAGAAAGAAAGAGACCCAAACCAGGAGTTTTCTTAATATATCCAAGAACACGATAGGCTGCCTGCAAGTGAGATTTCTTCGGTGAATGCATAAATTGACTAAGAGCTTGAACAGCATAACAAATGTCGGGCCTAGTGATGGTAAGATATATAAGACGACCAACAAGACGTTGATAGCCTGATGGATCACTCAATGGCGGATCATTAGTAGATGCAGAAGGATCCTAAGAGTTGGAATTATCAAAAGCAGGAGTGGTAAGCTTTAAATGCTGTTCCATGGGAGTATCAAACGGTTTACACCTAGACATTCCAGCCTCTGATAGTAATTTCAACGCATATTTACGTTGATTCAAACATATTCCAGTCTTCGATCGAGATACTTCGATGCCCAGAAAAAATTTCAAGGGTCCAAGATCTTTAATATCAAAGGTAGCATGAAGATAACCCTTAAGTTCATCAATAGCAGCAGTATCATTACGTGTGATTAcaatatcatcaacatagaccAAAAGCAAAGTAATCAAAGCCCCTCGCATTTTGAGAAAAAGAGAATTGTCATGCATGGACTGTGTAAAACCAGCATGAATCAAGGCTTGAGAAAATTTTGAATTCCACTGACGTGAGGCTTGCTTCAAACCATATAGAGATTTAAGAAGTTTGCAAGTAGAATTCCCTTGCTTCCTCTCAAAACCTTGAGGAATAGTCATGTAAATCTCTTCATGCAGGTCACCTTGCAAAAAAACATTggtcacatccatttgatgtaaAGACCAACTTTTGGAAGCTGCTATAGTTAAGAGACACCGAACAATAACAATTTTGTCCACATGAGAAAAAGtatcttcataatcaattccatatTGTTGAGTGTAACCTTTGGCAACAATGCGGGCTTTAAATCGTTCAACACTTCCATCCgctttgtattttattttgtacACCCAACGACAACCAATTGGTTTTTTTTCCAGGGGGTAATGGGACAATTTCCCATGTATGATTAACCTCCAAGGCATCAATCTCCTTAGCCATGGCATCACGCCAATTCGGATCAAAGACTGCCTCTTGATAATGGGTAGGTTTGGTGAGATGAGAGATGGAAGCGAGAAAAGAATTATAAGAGTGTGACAACTTATCATAAGTGAGATAAGGAGATATACTATGAGCAGTAGAAGAACATGAACTAGTGGAAAGATTGGAGCAGACATAGTCATGCGTCCAGATTGGGGGTCTAGATGTGCGAGTGGAGTGACGGATTGGAATTGGTGAGGCAGGCCTATTAGAAGGAATAAGAGCCTCAATAGGTATAGAATGAGCATTGGAAGGGAAAGTTTGAGGAGGATCAGGGGCGGAAGGAAAACAAGACTCATCTTGAAGTAAGGATGGCGGTGGAGGTAAAACTGAAGATGATGGATTCACAGAAGAAAAAGGAAATATATCCTCATGAAATATAACATCTCGAGAAACAGTAAACTGCTTTGTAGACATATCAAAAATCCTGTAACCCTTTTGATGCAGTGGATAACCCATGAATACATATGGTTTGGCACGAACATCAAATTTATCATTTGGTTTAAGATTCGAAGCATATCAAAGACACCCAAAAACTTTAATGTGAGAAAAGTAAGGATGTTTGTGGAACAAATCTTCAAAAGGTGTCCGATTTGATAACAAAGGAGTAGGAATTCGATTAATCAAGTAAGCTGCATGCAGAACACATTCTCCCCAGTAAGGATCAGGAATGGAAGCTTGGAATTTAAGGGCACGAGCGATGTTAAGTATGTGTCGATGTTTGCGTTCAACTAagccattttgttgaggagtgtAAGGACATGAGCTTTGATGAAGGATTCCTAAGGATGTGAAATATGTTTTACAATCATTGTTAAAGAAATCTAAGGCGTTATCTGTTCTAATAATCTGaattttcttatcaaattgaGTAGACACGAAGGTGAAGAATTGCCTTAAAATCTGCAAAGTGTCAGATTTAAATTGCAAAAGAAAAACCCACGTGCATCTCGAAAAATCATCAACTATGGTGAAGAAATATCGTGCTCCATTATGACTTGGAGTTCGAAAAGGGCCCTATATGTCAATGTGAAGGAGTTCAAAAACACGAGTGGAAGCGGAGTGTTCACGAATAGGAAACGGAAGTCTGGTTTGTTTGGCCATTGGACAAATGGAACAGTGAAATTTAAGAGCACTTTGTGTAATGAAAGGTAAACAGTGTAAACGAGAAACAGATAAATGCCCAAATCTTTTATGTCATAGATCAATATCATTGTTTATACAAGCAGAAAGACCATAAGAAAGAGGTTGTTTGGCATTACAACTAGATGACAAGTGTGGGTGAGCTGGTGGTGCCAGAGTGGAATGAAATGGATCAAGGTAGTATAAGCCATGCTTCTGTCTACCAATCCCCATGATCCTCCCAGTCAAGAGGTCCTGAAATAAACAGAAATGAGGATAGAAAACAACAAAGAAATGGTGATCTTTGATGAATTGACAATGGAAATAAGGTTGAAGTTAAAATCAGGTACAAATAGAACTTTGGGAAGAGTACATGAAGGAGAGAGTTGGACAGAACCATAGGAAAGAATGGGAGTAGTATTACCATTTGGCAGTTTGACAGAACCAGCAGATGAAGCACACGACTGAGGAGTTTGCAAACTACTTGAAGTACCTGTAATGTGGGCATTTGCCCCAGTATCCAATATCCAATCAGTATCCTTGGAGACTGTCATAAGGCTAGTAAATGTACCTGCCAAGTTTGCTGTGGCTCCAGAGGAGGATGGTTGATCGAGAAACCGTAAGAGTTGTTGATATTGAGCATCTGTAAAAGAATGAGCCATATTGGGAGCACCATTGGACACATCAGGAGGCAGACCAAAATCAGAAGAAGTATTGACACTGGTGTGAGCAGATATCTTCGGATTTCTTGGAGTGAATCTAGAACTCTTAGCTTGCGGAAACTTTTTGTATAATTTGTGACCAGGAGGATAACCAATGATACAAAAACATTGATCCTTGCTTTGACCTGTAATATTGCAATTCTCGCATTTCACCAACTCAAGTGGTTTGTGTGAAGAAGTATAAAAAGCAATAGTAGGCATCTCCATAATCGGTTGAGAAGAAAGAACTGATCTATGGGATTCTTCTTGACTCAAAATGGAATAGGCTTGATTGACCGAGGGTAACGGATCCATCATCAAAAGTTGGCTGCGGATATGGCTGTAACTTTCATTCAATCCCATGAGAAATTGGAGAAGACGCAGGTGTTGGTCATGCGCAAGATATGCCTTAGCAGTTGCACATCCACAAGAAGGAAGAGTAACCAGAGAAGAATACTCATCCCATAGCTTCTTCAAGGTCGAAAAATACATCGAAATAGGGGAAGAACCTTGTGAAAGATGTGAGATCTGACGATGGAGAGAAAAAATTCGCGATCCACAAATTTTATCAAATCTTTCCTGTAAATCGGTCCAAACTTTTGAAGCCTCGGTGCAATAGATGATCCCGTTAAAAATTTCTTTTGAAACGGAACTCATCAGCCAGGAGAGGACGATCGCGTTACAGCGTTCCCATTGATGCAGAGTAGGATGATTATCAGCTGGTTT
Proteins encoded:
- the LOC140881464 gene encoding uncharacterized protein isoform X4, with amino-acid sequence MSSVSKEIFNGIIYCTEASKVWTDLQERFDKICGSRIFSLHRQISHLSQGSSPISMYFSTLKKLWDEYSSLVTLPSCGCATAKAYLAHDQHLRLLQFLMGLNESYSHIRSQLLMMDPLPSVNQAYSILSQEESHRSVLSSQPIMEMPTIAFYTSSHKPLELVKCENCNITGQSKDQCFCIIGYPPGHKLYKKFPQAKSSRFTPRNPKISAHTSVNTSSDFGLPPDVSNGAPNMAHSFTDAQYQQLLRFLDQPSSSGATANLAGTSSSLQTPQSCASSAGSVKLPNGPLDWEDHGDW
- the LOC140881464 gene encoding uncharacterized protein isoform X1, with product MSSVSKEIFNGIIYCTEASKVWTDLQERFDKICGSRIFSLHRQISHLSQGSSPISMYFSTLKKLWDEYSSLVTLPSCGCATAKAYLAHDQHLRLLQFLMGLNESYSHIRSQLLMMDPLPSVNQAYSILSQEESHRSVLSSQPIMEMPTIAFYTSSHKPLELVKCENCNITGQSKDQCFCIIGYPPGHKLYKKFPQAKSSRFTPRNPKISAHTSVNTSSDFGLPPDVSNGAPNMAHSFTDAQYQQLLRFLDQPSSSGATANLAGDLHEEIYMTIPQGFERKQGNSTCKLLKSLYGLKQASRQWNSKFSQALIHAGFTQSMHDNSLFLKMRGALITLLLVYVDDIVITRNDTAAIDELKGYLHATFDIKDLGPLKFFLGIEVSRSKTGICLNQRKYALKLLSEAGMSRCKPFDTPMEQHLKLTTPAFDNSNS
- the LOC140881464 gene encoding uncharacterized protein isoform X2, producing MSSVSKEIFNGIIYCTEASKVWTDLQERFDKICGSRIFSLHRQISHLSQGSSPISMYFSTLKKLWDEYSSLVTLPSCGCATAKAYLAHDQHLRLLQFLMGLNESYSHIRSQLLMMDPLPSVNQAYSILSQEESHRSVLSSQPIMEMPTIAFYTSSHKPLELVKCENCNITGQSKDQCFCIIGYPPGHKLYKKFPQAKSSRFTPRNPKISAHTSVNTSSDFGLPPDVSNGAPNMAHSFTDAQYQQLLRFLDQPSSSGATANLAGTSSSLQTPQSCASSAGSVKLPNGNTTPILSYGSVQLSPSCTLPKVLFVPDFNFNLISIVNSSKITISLLFSILISVYFRTS
- the LOC140881464 gene encoding uncharacterized protein isoform X3 translates to MSSVSKEIFNGIIYCTEASKVWTDLQERFDKICGSRIFSLHRQISHLSQGSSPISMYFSTLKKLWDEYSSLVTLPSCGCATAKAYLAHDQHLRLLQFLMGLNESYSHIRSQLLMMDPLPSVNQAYSILSQEESHRSVLSSQPIMEMPTIAFYTSSHKPLELVKCENCNITGQSKDQCFCIIGYPPGHKLYKKFPQAKSSRFTPRNPKISAHTSVNTSSDFGLPPDVSNGAPNMAHSFTDAQYQQLLRFLDQPSSSGATANLAGTFTSLMTVSKDTDWILDTGANAHITGTSSSLQTPQSCASSAGSVKLPNGPLDWEDHGDW